GGTAGTGGATCGCCCCGGCCACCCAGCGCCGGCCCTCCCGGGCCATGGCGAAGACCAAGTTGTCGCGCATCCGGCCATGGACTTCCTCGAAGAATTCCCGGTTCAAATAGGGCGTGCAAAATTTCTTGTGGAAGGTCACCGCATAGAAATCGTGCATCGCGGCGACTTCCTCGGCGCCGATCTCCCCGCCGCTCAAGGTGACGATCTCCAGCGGCAGCTCGGCGACTCGCCGGCGCTCGCGGGCGATTTGGAGCCGGCGCTTTCGCTTCAAGGCCTGGAGAAAATCCTCGAAGCTCCGGTAGCCCCGGTTGCGCCAGCGAAACTGATAGCCCCGGCGAATCATCGCGCCGGCCCGCTCGAAGTCGGTGATCTCCTCGGGGCTGAGATAAAGGAAGTGGACACCGCTCCCCCCAATCCGTCGATTTTCATCGAGCGCGGCCGCGATCAAGGCCGGGGCGAGCTCGGCCCTTTCGGCCTGGGGGTGGATCAACAGCTTGGGACCGGTGACCGGGGTGAAGGGGCTGGCCGACAGCAGCTTCGGGTAATAAGCCAAGCCGTTCCGGTGGTAGGCCCGAGCCCAGGCGAAATCGAAAATGAATTCGCCGTCGCTGTTAGTCTTGATATATAGATAGGTTGCGGCCGAAAGCCGCGAGCCCTCGCGGATCGTCAGATAGAGCGGAATCCATCCCGCCGCCTCGCCGACGCAGCCGGTCCGCTCCATCGCCGACAAATAATCGTAGGACGCGAAGGGAAAATCTCCGCTTTCCAGCGCGTCCCAATCTTCGCGCTTGAGATCGCCCAGCGAGTGATGGATGCTGATTTCGGCCATGGATCCTATCACTCAAGGTGCCCTCGGCGGAGCCGCCGCGCAAGCCATCTTTTACCGCCGGGTCAGTCCCGCGATCACTTGGGCCGGCATCTTGGGCGGAATGGCGCCGGACCTCGACGTCTTCATCCGCTCCAACGCCGATCCGCTGCTCTTCCTGGTTTATCACCGCAGCTTCACTCACAGCCTGGCCTTCATCCCTTTCGGCGGCGCCGCGGTCGGTCTCTTGATCTGGCTGCTGCTCGGCCGCCGCCACCGGCTGCGCGACCTGATGTTGGCGGCCATCGCCGGCTTCGCCACCCACGGCCTCCTCGACGCCTGCACGACCTACGGCACCCTGCTCTTCTGGCCCTTCTCCCATCGCCGGATTTCCTGGGACTTCATCTCGATCATCGATCCGATCTACACGGCGATCCTCATCGCGGGAGTCATCTATGCCGCGGCCCTCCGCCGGGGCCGGCCGGCCCTCCTCGCCCTGATTCTCTCGACCGCCTATATGGGCCTCGGCGCCTGGCAGCATCATCGGGCCCTCCAATTTCAAAAAGACATCGCCATCGCCCGGGGCCATCGAGCCGTCGAGGGCCGAGCCATGCCGACCTTCGCCAACCTGCTGGTCTGGCGCTCGGTCTACCGGAGCGACGGCCGTCTTTATGTCGACGCTCTCCGCATCGGTGCCGCCGGCAAGCTCTATTGGGAAGGCGGATCCCTGCCCCGCCTCGACCCGGCTCAATTGAATCCGGCGCCACCGCCGGGCAGCCTTTTGCAACAGGATTTGGAAACCTTCGAGTGGTTCGCCGAGGGCTACACCGCCATCTTGAAACAGCAGCCCTGGGAGCTCGCCGACCTCCGGTTCTCGGCCCTGGCCAATGGCACTCAACCGCTGTGGGGAATTCGCTTCGACACCGTCGAGCCCCATCGTCACGTCGAGCGCTTGCGTTTTCCTTGGGCCCGCGGGCCCGGATTCACCGCGCTGGGCGGCATGATCCGCGGCACCTGGCCGGAGGGCCGTCCACCGCCGAAACCTTTTGAAAAAGCTGAATAAAATGATTGAACCGAAGGGCCCGGCGTGATTACATGGTCCCCTATGTTGAAACAGGCTCCCGCGGAGATTCAATCCGCCTTCGAAGATTATCTGACTAGCGCCAATAAACTGGTGCCCGATCCCAAGGACGACGCCAAGTTCTTCAAATTCTTGATCCTCCTCCATCAGAAGAACG
This window of the bacterium genome carries:
- a CDS encoding GNAT family N-acetyltransferase; this encodes MAEISIHHSLGDLKREDWDALESGDFPFASYDYLSAMERTGCVGEAAGWIPLYLTIREGSRLSAATYLYIKTNSDGEFIFDFAWARAYHRNGLAYYPKLLSASPFTPVTGPKLLIHPQAERAELAPALIAAALDENRRIGGSGVHFLYLSPEEITDFERAGAMIRRGYQFRWRNRGYRSFEDFLQALKRKRRLQIARERRRVAELPLEIVTLSGGEIGAEEVAAMHDFYAVTFHKKFCTPYLNREFFEEVHGRMRDNLVFAMAREGRRWVAGAIHYRKGQSLFGRYWGSLRDYANLHFELAYYRGIDFAIAQGLREMDAGAGVPHKIFRGFDPEPIHSAHWIEHPQFRQAIAHYIREESRAVQAELDYATEHGSYKTGPDVPPFEKGGQGGI
- a CDS encoding metal-dependent hydrolase produces the protein MDPITQGALGGAAAQAIFYRRVSPAITWAGILGGMAPDLDVFIRSNADPLLFLVYHRSFTHSLAFIPFGGAAVGLLIWLLLGRRHRLRDLMLAAIAGFATHGLLDACTTYGTLLFWPFSHRRISWDFISIIDPIYTAILIAGVIYAAALRRGRPALLALILSTAYMGLGAWQHHRALQFQKDIAIARGHRAVEGRAMPTFANLLVWRSVYRSDGRLYVDALRIGAAGKLYWEGGSLPRLDPAQLNPAPPPGSLLQQDLETFEWFAEGYTAILKQQPWELADLRFSALANGTQPLWGIRFDTVEPHRHVERLRFPWARGPGFTALGGMIRGTWPEGRPPPKPFEKAE